A window from Bradysia coprophila strain Holo2 chromosome X unlocalized genomic scaffold, BU_Bcop_v1 contig_20, whole genome shotgun sequence encodes these proteins:
- the LOC119068811 gene encoding uncharacterized protein LOC119068811 isoform X1, with product MRRRTGLSYLFKMVSRTNIELNIVLIAIVLVFNIDSVCPSDVNKNLSTTPIPPNIHYTTEIVNRNSSVQNSIGENDTLLFSTDNELWDGLIKDCLRKPSFACFQKNVHSYLNSALDLEDVNVTSSFKFLKNKVDLYKYTKEANDHFMKENEIPDEEARSATPIEEVTDALSGKGVQFLMTHDIELNMPSILFDSSTLRISPRSFEGNGALVKIELIPNEARSVKATGRIFLKKIKKFFRNKLLLSFLAIVLVIKLIKIKVLWILPLIVGVTTAKKLVLKFVLFLFPALANIFKLCSYYHKNYHDTKFHHHQHHISHLHTVVPPWYNEPHHDHHHDHHDHHGPELIYTSPPKGHPSEYLHGTSINTNYGHDWEPSGPGLGSEYISDVHRNAQVHTFKPKLDDVNEINSWGLGTTMPSSASHSNNNNPLIRDAPMRTYKADQIGQYNSPVYTPVKVAPKNAPVQYNAIQIDKLAHEAQRLQAQQKEAMRIQAEQKLVAQQQKILQQQPFVQDTTSSVSAYVDPFYSPILAKIDKIFLQLNIIEEPCRERLVCSMYKNPAKYSPHSNFISAELSRDTSELRRPDSTNPAVIRFYRYVQAARDGQDQKDCQEFFKLCQIRME from the exons ATGAGGCGAAGAACAGGTCTCTcgtatttatttaaaatggtCAGTAGGACAAACATTGAGCTAAATATTGTGCTAATCGCAATTGTGCTAGTGTTCAATATTGATTCGGTGTGTCCGAgtgatgtaaataaaaatctgtCAACCACACCCATACCGCCGAATATTCATTATACAACCGAAATCGTGAATCGGAATTCCAGTGTGCAAAATAGTATCGGCGAAAATGATACGCTATTATTTTCGACAGACAATGAATTATGGGACGGATTGATAAAAGATTGTTTGCGGAAGCCGTCTTTCGCGTGTTTCCAAAAGAATGTCCATAGCTACCTCAACAGTGCTTTAGATTTAGAAGATGTCAATGTGACCAGCagctttaaatttttgaaaaataaggtCGACCTTTACAAATACACCAAAGAGGCTAATGACCACTTCATGAAAGAAAACGAGATACCGGATGAAGAAGCAAGATCAG caACACCAATCGAAGAGGTGACTGACGCCTTATCAGGAAAGGGCGTTCAATTTCTGATGACACATGACATCGAACTTAACATGCCCAGCATTTTATTCGACAGTTCAACACTTCGAATCTCTCCACGATCCTTCGAAGGAAATGGAGCTTTAGTAAAGATAGAACTAATACCCAACGAAGCACGTAGTGTTAAAGCGACCGGTAGAATTTTCTTAAAGAAAATAA aaaaattCTTCCGAAACAAGCTTCTGTTATCGTTTTTGGCCATCGTTTTAgtgataaaattaattaaaataaaagttttatggATTTTACCGTTGATCGTTGGTGTAACAACAgccaaaaaattggttttgaaatttgtgcTATTTCTGTTCCCAGCGCTCGCAAACATATTCAAATTATGTTCGTATTATCATAAAAACTATCATGACACTAAATTTCATCACCATCAGCATCACATCAGTCACCTACATACG GTGGTGCCACCTTGGTACAATGAACCACATCACGATCATCATCATGACCATCATGACCACCACGGCCCGGAATTGATTTACACAAGTCCACCGAAAGGTCATCCGTCCGAATATTTACATGGGACATCAATAAACACAAATTATGGACATGACTGGGAACCGTCCGGTCCAGGCCTAGGGTCAGA GTATATTAGTGATGTTCATAGAAATGCACAAGTTCATACCTTTAAGCCCAAATTAGATGatgtaaatgaaataaattcgtGGGGTCTAGGTACAACAATGCCATCTTCTGCTAGTCATAGCAACAATAATAATCCTTTAATAAGGGATGCACCGATGCG GACTTACAAAGCCGATCAAATTGGTCAGTACAATAGTCCAGTATACACCCCGGTAAAAGTAGCGCCGAAGAATGCTCCAGTGCAGTACAACGCAATTCAAATTGATAAGTTG GCGCATGAAGCACAGAGACTACAAGCACAACAAAAAGAAGCAATGAGAATTCAAGCCGAACAGAAGTTAGTGGCtcaacaacagaaaatactGCAACAACAACCATTCGTTCAGGACACTACTAGT AGTGTCTCCGCTTATGTGGATCCATTTTACTCTCCGATTTTGGCTAAGatcgacaaaattttcttacaattaaATATAATTGAGGAGCCATGCAGAGAACGACTTGTCTGCAGTATGTACAAGAATCCAGCCAAATATAGTCCGCACAGCAATTTCATATCGGCTGAATTGAGTCG CGACACATCTGAACTACGACGTCCGGATTCCACAAATCCAGCGGTCATTCGCTTTTATCGATACGTTCAAGCAGCTAGAGATGGCCAAGACCAGAAGGATTGCCaggaatttttcaaattgtgtCAGATTCGAATGGAGTAA
- the LOC119068811 gene encoding uncharacterized protein LOC119068811 isoform X2: protein MRRRTGLSYLFKMVSRTNIELNIVLIAIVLVFNIDSVCPSDVNKNLSTTPIPPNIHYTTEIVNRNSSVQNSIGENDTLLFSTDNELWDGLIKDCLRKPSFACFQKNVHSYLNSALDLEDVNVTSSFKFLKNKVDLYKYTKEANDHFMKENEIPDEEARSATPIEEVTDALSGKGVQFLMTHDIELNMPSILFDSSTLRISPRSFEGNGALVKIELIPNEARSVKATGRIFLKKIKKFFRNKLLLSFLAIVLVIKLIKIKVLWILPLIVGVTTAKKLVLKFVLFLFPALANIFKLCSYYHKNYHDTKFHHHQHHISHLHTVVPPWYNEPHHDHHHDHHDHHGPELIYTSPPKGHPSEYLHGTSINTNYGHDWEPSGPGLGYISDVHRNAQVHTFKPKLDDVNEINSWGLGTTMPSSASHSNNNNPLIRDAPMRTYKADQIGQYNSPVYTPVKVAPKNAPVQYNAIQIDKLAHEAQRLQAQQKEAMRIQAEQKLVAQQQKILQQQPFVQDTTSSVSAYVDPFYSPILAKIDKIFLQLNIIEEPCRERLVCSMYKNPAKYSPHSNFISAELSRDTSELRRPDSTNPAVIRFYRYVQAARDGQDQKDCQEFFKLCQIRME, encoded by the exons ATGAGGCGAAGAACAGGTCTCTcgtatttatttaaaatggtCAGTAGGACAAACATTGAGCTAAATATTGTGCTAATCGCAATTGTGCTAGTGTTCAATATTGATTCGGTGTGTCCGAgtgatgtaaataaaaatctgtCAACCACACCCATACCGCCGAATATTCATTATACAACCGAAATCGTGAATCGGAATTCCAGTGTGCAAAATAGTATCGGCGAAAATGATACGCTATTATTTTCGACAGACAATGAATTATGGGACGGATTGATAAAAGATTGTTTGCGGAAGCCGTCTTTCGCGTGTTTCCAAAAGAATGTCCATAGCTACCTCAACAGTGCTTTAGATTTAGAAGATGTCAATGTGACCAGCagctttaaatttttgaaaaataaggtCGACCTTTACAAATACACCAAAGAGGCTAATGACCACTTCATGAAAGAAAACGAGATACCGGATGAAGAAGCAAGATCAG caACACCAATCGAAGAGGTGACTGACGCCTTATCAGGAAAGGGCGTTCAATTTCTGATGACACATGACATCGAACTTAACATGCCCAGCATTTTATTCGACAGTTCAACACTTCGAATCTCTCCACGATCCTTCGAAGGAAATGGAGCTTTAGTAAAGATAGAACTAATACCCAACGAAGCACGTAGTGTTAAAGCGACCGGTAGAATTTTCTTAAAGAAAATAA aaaaattCTTCCGAAACAAGCTTCTGTTATCGTTTTTGGCCATCGTTTTAgtgataaaattaattaaaataaaagttttatggATTTTACCGTTGATCGTTGGTGTAACAACAgccaaaaaattggttttgaaatttgtgcTATTTCTGTTCCCAGCGCTCGCAAACATATTCAAATTATGTTCGTATTATCATAAAAACTATCATGACACTAAATTTCATCACCATCAGCATCACATCAGTCACCTACATACG GTGGTGCCACCTTGGTACAATGAACCACATCACGATCATCATCATGACCATCATGACCACCACGGCCCGGAATTGATTTACACAAGTCCACCGAAAGGTCATCCGTCCGAATATTTACATGGGACATCAATAAACACAAATTATGGACATGACTGGGAACCGTCCGGTCCAGGCCTAGG GTATATTAGTGATGTTCATAGAAATGCACAAGTTCATACCTTTAAGCCCAAATTAGATGatgtaaatgaaataaattcgtGGGGTCTAGGTACAACAATGCCATCTTCTGCTAGTCATAGCAACAATAATAATCCTTTAATAAGGGATGCACCGATGCG GACTTACAAAGCCGATCAAATTGGTCAGTACAATAGTCCAGTATACACCCCGGTAAAAGTAGCGCCGAAGAATGCTCCAGTGCAGTACAACGCAATTCAAATTGATAAGTTG GCGCATGAAGCACAGAGACTACAAGCACAACAAAAAGAAGCAATGAGAATTCAAGCCGAACAGAAGTTAGTGGCtcaacaacagaaaatactGCAACAACAACCATTCGTTCAGGACACTACTAGT AGTGTCTCCGCTTATGTGGATCCATTTTACTCTCCGATTTTGGCTAAGatcgacaaaattttcttacaattaaATATAATTGAGGAGCCATGCAGAGAACGACTTGTCTGCAGTATGTACAAGAATCCAGCCAAATATAGTCCGCACAGCAATTTCATATCGGCTGAATTGAGTCG CGACACATCTGAACTACGACGTCCGGATTCCACAAATCCAGCGGTCATTCGCTTTTATCGATACGTTCAAGCAGCTAGAGATGGCCAAGACCAGAAGGATTGCCaggaatttttcaaattgtgtCAGATTCGAATGGAGTAA